A single window of Intrasporangium calvum DSM 43043 DNA harbors:
- a CDS encoding serine/threonine-protein kinase, which yields MNRLQEGFVLGDRYRLEQRIASGGMADVWAGSDDVLKRPVAIKIMRPDSKHEKLFALRFRDEAVHSAGLNHNNIATVFDYGEDDGLAFLVMELVAGEPLSLILRERAPLPAAEARSIMGQAALALAVAHEARVIHRDVKPANILIRPDGVVKLTDFGIARALDASGHTQHGEMLGTPNYISPEQAMGQPATGSSDLYALGVVGHEMLSGSRPFDRGTPIATALSHVNEPPPPLPEDVPDDLAQVINDCLQKNPADRPPNAAAVAVRLGLGDQEVAGLALGLARALNGVPDEMLAPEEVPTQGMPSPADH from the coding sequence ATGAACCGTCTCCAAGAGGGATTCGTCCTCGGCGACCGATACCGCCTCGAACAACGCATCGCGTCCGGCGGCATGGCCGACGTCTGGGCCGGCAGTGACGACGTGCTCAAGCGCCCGGTCGCGATCAAGATCATGCGCCCCGACTCCAAGCACGAGAAGCTCTTCGCCCTCCGGTTCCGCGACGAGGCGGTCCACTCGGCCGGCCTGAACCACAACAACATCGCCACGGTCTTCGACTACGGGGAGGACGACGGCCTCGCCTTCCTCGTCATGGAGCTCGTCGCCGGGGAGCCCCTGTCGCTCATCCTCCGCGAGCGCGCTCCCCTCCCCGCCGCAGAGGCCCGCTCGATCATGGGTCAGGCGGCGCTCGCGCTCGCCGTGGCCCACGAGGCCCGGGTCATCCACCGCGACGTCAAGCCGGCCAACATCCTGATCCGGCCCGACGGCGTCGTGAAGCTCACCGACTTCGGGATCGCCAGGGCCCTCGACGCCTCCGGCCACACCCAGCACGGCGAGATGCTCGGCACTCCCAACTACATCAGCCCTGAGCAGGCCATGGGCCAGCCCGCCACCGGCTCGAGCGACCTGTACGCGCTCGGCGTCGTGGGCCACGAGATGCTCTCCGGGTCGCGCCCCTTCGACCGCGGCACCCCCATCGCCACCGCGCTCAGCCATGTCAACGAGCCTCCCCCGCCGCTGCCGGAGGACGTCCCGGACGACCTCGCGCAGGTGATCAACGACTGTCTCCAGAAGAACCCCGCCGACCGGCCCCCGAACGCCGCTGCGGTCGCCGTTCGTCTCGGTCTCGGTGACCAGGAGGTGGCCGGCCTGGCCCTCGGCTTGGCCCGGGCCCTGAACGGGGTGCCCGACGAGATGCTGGCCCCCGAGGAGGTCCCCACCCAGGGGATGCCCTCACCCGCGGACCACTGA
- a CDS encoding PucR family transcriptional regulator: MDHSADGLVPWQRAPLLLGAEPLSEVVERDRAELVAEMVRRLGTELPSYARVTSDEPTGPMLTMSHRFVDYYVESFRRRELPDAAMLAPVRQTAERRATSGIPMEEVMSAFHIGFAVVTEHLARLAGPGDASTVIAVQALGFDLVRLVAVAVATGYTTERQSVLGEELATRQTLVADLLAGTASDESALRAGVRLPPAYIVVAFSLGENGVLDDDEAQRRAIRRIRIEATRIVEEPVLWASPRSGWLAFVPYPAGSDWFSMDDRVWLALTHRQVQAVVDLPIYTGWAAAAPAGVPEAARLARDVCDVVLATHRPPGIYDLDDVLIDYQLMRPSAARDRLKEMMTPLTDRPDLLLTLRTYLDTGRDRRRTAQLLHLHPNSVDNRLRRCADLTGLDATQSEEAMVIRAALLASATQAAVAPPF; the protein is encoded by the coding sequence ATGGATCACAGTGCGGACGGGTTGGTGCCATGGCAGCGCGCCCCGTTGCTCCTGGGTGCCGAGCCGCTCAGCGAGGTCGTGGAGCGCGACCGTGCGGAACTGGTCGCGGAGATGGTCCGTCGGCTCGGCACCGAGCTGCCGAGCTACGCGCGCGTCACCAGCGACGAGCCGACCGGCCCGATGCTGACCATGTCCCACCGCTTCGTCGACTACTACGTCGAGTCGTTCCGTCGCCGCGAGCTCCCCGACGCGGCCATGCTCGCGCCGGTCCGCCAGACGGCCGAGCGCCGCGCGACGTCCGGCATCCCGATGGAAGAGGTCATGTCCGCCTTTCACATCGGCTTCGCCGTGGTGACCGAGCACCTGGCCCGCCTGGCGGGTCCGGGCGATGCGTCGACCGTGATCGCCGTCCAGGCCCTGGGCTTCGACCTGGTCCGGCTCGTGGCTGTCGCGGTGGCGACCGGCTACACGACCGAGCGCCAGTCGGTCCTCGGTGAGGAGCTGGCGACGAGGCAGACCCTGGTCGCGGACCTGCTCGCGGGCACGGCGAGCGACGAGTCCGCGTTGCGCGCCGGGGTGCGACTTCCCCCCGCCTACATCGTCGTCGCCTTCAGTCTCGGGGAGAACGGGGTCCTCGATGACGACGAGGCGCAGCGGCGGGCCATCCGCCGGATCCGGATCGAGGCGACCCGAATCGTCGAGGAGCCAGTGCTCTGGGCGTCCCCACGCTCCGGTTGGCTCGCCTTCGTCCCCTATCCCGCAGGGTCCGACTGGTTCTCCATGGACGACCGGGTCTGGTTGGCCCTCACCCACCGTCAGGTGCAGGCCGTCGTCGACCTACCCATCTACACCGGGTGGGCGGCAGCCGCACCTGCCGGGGTCCCCGAGGCGGCCCGCCTCGCCAGGGACGTCTGTGACGTCGTCCTTGCGACCCACCGCCCGCCCGGCATCTACGATCTCGACGACGTGCTCATCGACTACCAGCTGATGCGGCCGAGCGCCGCCCGCGACCGGCTCAAGGAGATGATGACGCCCCTCACCGATCGCCCGGACCTGCTGCTGACCCTGCGGACCTACCTCGACACGGGTCGAGATCGGCGCCGCACCGCGCAGCTGCTCCACCTGCACCCGAACAGCGTCGACAACCGTCTCCGCCGCTGCGCCGACCTGACCGGCCTCGACGCGACGCAGTCCGAGGAGGCGATGGTGATCCGGGCTGCCCTGCTCGCGTCGGCGACCCAGGCGGCGGTGGCCCCGCCCTTCTGA
- a CDS encoding cyclic 2,3-diphosphoglycerate synthase, with amino-acid sequence MSTSRNTVRKVVILGAAGRDFHNFNVVFRDDPAYEVVAFTATQIPDIDGRTYPPELAGGLYPSGIPIVEEAELEGLLRRESPDVAVFAYSDVPHEQVMHIGSRCIAAGADFWLQSARSTMLRSRRPVIAVTAVRTGVGKSQTTRYLSRILRDLDQKVVAIRHPMPYGNLAAQACQRFETYADLDRHETTIEEREEYEPHIDNGFVVYAGVDYEQIIRQAEEEADVILWDGGNNDLPFYAPDLHIVLVDPLRPGNEETYHPGEANLLMADVVIVNKCDSAQASDIEAVEQTSRRLNPRARIIRADSPVTVEDVSAVAGKRVICIEDGPTLTHGSMTYGAAVVGARAVGAAEIIDPSPYAVGSLAYTYAKYSNAVGILPAMGYGPAQIRDLEATIEATIAATDADAVVSGTPIDLSRLLSVSKPLVRARYELREQVPGGLEAAVRDTLDRLVTARSQTAAAAH; translated from the coding sequence GTGAGCACTTCCAGGAACACCGTCCGCAAGGTAGTCATCCTCGGGGCCGCCGGCCGCGACTTTCACAACTTCAACGTGGTCTTCCGGGACGACCCCGCCTACGAGGTCGTCGCCTTCACCGCCACGCAGATTCCCGACATCGACGGACGCACCTACCCGCCGGAGCTCGCCGGCGGCCTCTACCCATCGGGGATCCCGATCGTCGAGGAGGCCGAGCTCGAGGGCCTCCTCCGCCGCGAGAGCCCCGACGTCGCGGTGTTCGCCTATTCCGACGTCCCGCACGAGCAGGTCATGCACATCGGCTCGCGCTGCATCGCTGCGGGGGCGGACTTCTGGCTCCAGAGTGCGCGGAGCACGATGCTGCGCAGTCGTCGGCCGGTCATCGCCGTGACCGCGGTGCGTACGGGCGTCGGCAAGAGCCAGACGACCCGGTACCTCTCGCGGATCCTGCGCGACCTCGACCAGAAGGTCGTCGCCATCCGTCACCCGATGCCGTACGGCAACCTTGCGGCCCAGGCCTGCCAGCGGTTCGAGACCTACGCGGACCTCGACCGTCACGAGACGACGATCGAGGAGCGCGAGGAGTACGAGCCGCACATCGACAACGGGTTCGTCGTGTACGCCGGGGTGGACTACGAGCAGATCATCCGGCAGGCCGAGGAGGAGGCCGACGTCATCCTCTGGGACGGGGGCAACAACGACCTGCCCTTCTACGCCCCCGATCTCCACATCGTCCTCGTCGACCCGCTCCGACCCGGGAACGAGGAGACCTACCACCCCGGTGAGGCGAACCTGCTCATGGCGGACGTCGTCATCGTCAACAAGTGCGACAGCGCCCAGGCGTCGGACATCGAGGCCGTCGAGCAGACGTCGCGACGGCTCAACCCGCGCGCCCGGATCATCCGCGCCGACAGCCCGGTCACGGTCGAGGACGTCAGCGCCGTCGCGGGCAAGCGGGTCATCTGCATCGAGGACGGGCCGACCCTGACCCACGGCTCGATGACGTACGGGGCCGCCGTCGTGGGCGCCCGAGCGGTCGGTGCGGCCGAGATCATCGACCCCAGTCCGTACGCCGTCGGGTCCCTCGCCTACACCTATGCCAAGTACTCGAACGCGGTCGGGATCCTGCCGGCCATGGGCTACGGGCCAGCGCAGATCCGCGACCTCGAGGCGACGATCGAAGCGACGATCGCGGCCACCGACGCCGATGCCGTGGTGTCCGGGACGCCCATCGACCTCAGCCGGCTGCTCAGCGTCAGCAAGCCGCTCGTCCGAGCCCGCTACGAGCTGCGCGAGCAGGTCCCGGGAGGGCTCGAGGCCGCCGTCCGCGACACGCTCGACCGACTGGTGACTGCTCGGTCACAGACTGCTGCCGCCGCCCACTGA
- the rocD gene encoding ornithine--oxo-acid transaminase yields the protein MQTVDVSSHEEHLSLAEQWVARNYNPLPVVIASAHGAWVVDVAGRRYLDALAGYSALNFGHLHPALVAAAQQQLGRLTLTSRAFHSDQLAPFCRDLAELAGKELVLPMNTGAEAVETAIKTARRWGYLVKGVPDGQARIIVMGGNFHGRTTTIVSFSDDPLAHDHYGPYTPGFDLVPYGDIAAIEAAITDDTVAVLLEPIQGEGGVVIPPAGFLRQVRELTTRRGILMVADEIQSGLGRTGTTFACDLEDVVPDIYILGKALGGGIVPVSAVVADADVLGVITPGSHGSTFGGNPLAAAIGRAVVSLLATGEYQERAARLGKVLQDGLESLVGRGVERVRVRGLWAGIDVDPALASGREICERLLVEGVLAKDTHGSTLRLAPPLVIEEGEVELLVDSLARTLR from the coding sequence ATGCAGACCGTCGATGTCAGCTCCCACGAGGAGCACCTGTCCCTGGCCGAGCAGTGGGTGGCCCGCAACTACAACCCCCTGCCCGTCGTCATCGCGAGCGCCCACGGAGCGTGGGTCGTGGATGTGGCGGGGCGGCGTTATCTCGACGCCCTCGCCGGCTACTCCGCGCTCAACTTCGGCCATCTGCACCCAGCTCTCGTGGCGGCCGCCCAGCAGCAGCTCGGCCGGCTGACGCTGACGAGTCGCGCCTTCCACAGCGACCAGCTGGCGCCGTTCTGCCGTGACCTCGCCGAGCTCGCGGGCAAGGAGCTCGTCCTGCCGATGAACACCGGCGCCGAGGCGGTCGAGACGGCGATCAAGACGGCGCGACGCTGGGGCTACCTCGTCAAGGGAGTGCCGGACGGCCAGGCCCGCATCATCGTGATGGGCGGCAACTTCCACGGACGCACGACCACGATCGTCAGCTTCTCGGACGACCCCCTCGCGCACGACCACTACGGTCCGTACACCCCTGGGTTCGACCTCGTGCCCTATGGCGACATCGCCGCGATCGAGGCTGCGATCACCGACGACACCGTCGCGGTCCTCCTCGAGCCGATCCAGGGCGAGGGCGGCGTGGTCATCCCACCAGCCGGCTTCCTCCGCCAGGTCCGCGAGCTGACCACGCGTCGCGGGATCCTCATGGTGGCCGACGAGATCCAGTCGGGTCTGGGGCGGACGGGCACGACGTTCGCCTGCGACCTCGAGGACGTCGTCCCCGACATCTACATTCTCGGCAAGGCACTGGGCGGGGGCATCGTGCCGGTGTCGGCAGTCGTGGCTGACGCGGACGTCCTCGGTGTCATCACGCCGGGCAGCCACGGGTCGACGTTCGGCGGGAACCCCTTGGCGGCAGCGATCGGCCGTGCCGTCGTCTCGCTCCTCGCCACCGGCGAGTACCAGGAGCGGGCAGCGCGACTGGGCAAGGTGCTGCAGGACGGGCTCGAGTCGCTCGTCGGTCGAGGAGTGGAGCGGGTCCGCGTCCGTGGGCTGTGGGCCGGCATCGACGTCGACCCCGCTCTGGCGTCGGGCCGGGAGATCTGCGAACGACTCCTCGTCGAGGGCGTGCTCGCCAAGGACACGCACGGCTCGACGCTGCGCCTGGCGCCGCCGCTGGTCATCGAGGAGGGGGAGGTCGAGCTGCTCGTGGACAGCCTGGCCCGAACCCTCAGGTGA
- a CDS encoding NYN domain-containing protein yields MRSHCALYVDAGYLLAAAATRVTGTSLRGSVVISYPDLVTGLVDQAESLSGLPLLRLNWYDSGNRPGGAPDATQESIGMLPRVKLRLGRTSPHGEQKGVDLRIGLDLAAHGRNHVVDIMYLVSGDDDLSEAVEEAQSHGAQVVILAVPDQSGRPHAVSNHLVRESDGLELVQPATIDDTIRPRQHQPETQGTLSPEAAGVVVPLPGPRSVPRPSAEDADEPALSPGGEPERPTPAILAHSRPQHTAGTSGSVGAGAVGGGSKVAWSSSSDHPVLRAHTLSPAMIEMIDDVCRGVVTAWRAAATKEDHRRVMSERPFIPSDLDRTLLTDLSARLDVYDIPDEIRYRLREQFWDAVDELGH; encoded by the coding sequence ATGCGGTCCCACTGCGCCCTCTACGTCGACGCCGGCTACCTCCTCGCGGCCGCGGCGACCCGCGTGACGGGGACCAGCCTGCGGGGCAGCGTCGTCATCTCCTACCCCGACCTGGTCACGGGGCTCGTCGATCAGGCGGAGTCCCTGAGCGGGCTCCCCCTGCTCCGGCTCAACTGGTACGACTCCGGCAACCGCCCGGGTGGCGCCCCGGACGCGACGCAGGAGTCCATCGGCATGCTGCCGCGGGTCAAGCTGCGGCTGGGGCGGACGTCGCCACACGGCGAGCAGAAGGGTGTCGACCTGCGCATCGGCCTCGACCTGGCCGCGCACGGGCGCAACCACGTCGTCGACATCATGTACCTGGTCTCCGGCGACGATGACCTGTCCGAGGCGGTGGAGGAGGCGCAGAGCCACGGCGCCCAGGTCGTCATCCTCGCCGTGCCGGACCAGTCCGGCCGGCCGCACGCGGTGTCGAACCACCTCGTCCGCGAGTCCGACGGCCTCGAGCTGGTCCAGCCCGCCACGATTGACGACACGATCCGCCCGCGCCAGCACCAGCCGGAGACGCAGGGGACGCTGTCCCCCGAGGCGGCCGGTGTCGTCGTACCGCTCCCGGGACCGCGCTCGGTCCCCCGGCCCAGTGCGGAAGACGCTGACGAGCCCGCTCTCTCCCCCGGGGGCGAGCCCGAGCGCCCGACGCCGGCGATCCTCGCGCACAGCAGGCCGCAGCACACGGCAGGCACCAGCGGCTCGGTGGGAGCAGGCGCCGTTGGCGGTGGGAGCAAGGTGGCCTGGTCGAGCAGCAGCGACCACCCGGTGCTCCGGGCCCACACGCTCTCCCCCGCGATGATCGAGATGATCGACGACGTCTGTCGCGGAGTCGTGACCGCCTGGCGTGCCGCGGCGACGAAGGAGGACCACCGCCGGGTGATGAGCGAGCGACCTTTCATCCCCAGCGATCTCGACCGGACTCTGCTGACCGACCTGTCGGCCCGGCTCGACGTGTACGACATCCCCGACGAGATCCGCTACCGGCTGCGCGAACAGTTCTGGGACGCGGTCGACGAGCTGGGTCACTGA